The DNA sequence GACGAACCGGCGGAACGGGCGCTCGCGCTCAAGCTGCTGCGGTTCGGCGAAGCCCTTCAGGCGGCGACAAGCGCCTACGCGCCACACAAGCTCTGTACGTACCTCTACGAGACCGCCGTCGCGTTTTCCCGGTTCTACGACGACTGTCCGGTGCTCAAGGCGCCGACCCCCGAGCTGCGCGCGTCCCGGCTGCGCTTGACTACGCTGACGGCGCACACGCTCGCGCTCGGGCTTTCCCTGCTCGGCATCGACGCGCCCGACCAGCTCTAGCGGGAGACCATTGTGGAACTGCCCGGCGACCTGCTCGCCCTGCTGCGCGAGCCCAGCCTCTGCTTCCTGGCGACGTCGATGCCGGACGGCTCGCCGCAGCTCACCCAGACCTGGGTGGACACCGACGGCACGCACGTCCTGGTGAACACCGTGCTGGGCCACCAGAAACAGCGCAACATCGAACGTGACCCGCGGGTGGCGCTCAACGTGGCCGACCGCGAGCGGCCGTCGCGCTACTACGCGATCCGCGGCCAGGTCGTCGGGATGACCGAAGACGGCGCCGTCGAGCACATCGAGAAGCTGGCGCAGCGGTATCTGGGCGGCCCGTACCCGTGGTGGGGCGGGCGCGACCAGACGCGGCTGCTGCTGACCATCAAGCCGGACCGCATCAGCGGGACGTAGGCGCCACCAGGTCGTCAGCGTCCCGGAAGCCGGCGGCCGGGCCCACCTGGTGTCGGTGGGCCGAGGGCCGTCAGCGCCGGGGCTCGGACAGGACGAGGACCACCGTGCCGCTCGCGAACGTCCGGGTCTCGACCTTGCCGAACACCCCGGTGACGCCCTCGCCGAAGAGCTGCTCGCCGGCGCCGCGCAGCACCGGGTGGATCCACAGCCGCAGCTCGTCGAGCAGCCCGTGCGCGACGA is a window from the Amycolatopsis sp. NBC_00355 genome containing:
- a CDS encoding PPOX class F420-dependent oxidoreductase — its product is MELPGDLLALLREPSLCFLATSMPDGSPQLTQTWVDTDGTHVLVNTVLGHQKQRNIERDPRVALNVADRERPSRYYAIRGQVVGMTEDGAVEHIEKLAQRYLGGPYPWWGGRDQTRLLLTIKPDRISGT